TTTGCTGAAGAAAATAGAGAACAAATTAAATCAGAATATTTAAGAAAACTTTATATTTCAATGGCAAAGGATATTCGTGTAATAATTATTAAAATTGCTGATAGACTACATAATATGTTAACAATTGAAAATATGTCAATTGAAAAACAAAAAATTATAGCCAAAGAAACTTTAACAATTTATGCTGCTATTGCTCATCGTATTGGAATGAAAAATGCTAAGTCTAAATTAGAAGATATGGCATTTAAGGTTCTTAATCCTGAAGAATTTGAAAATATTGAACACTTAATTGAAAAAGGTCGTGAGTCAAGGGAAATAAACATTGCCAAAACAATTGATGATATTTCTGTATTTCTTCGTAAAGAAAAACACATTAAAATTATTGATATATTTGGAAGAGAAAAAACAATTTATTCAACTTATCGTAAGATGAGTAATGGTAAACATTTTGAAGAACTGCATGATTTAGTTGCTATTAGAATTATTGCTAGATCAACTGATGATTGTTATAAAATTTTAGGATATTTACACCAAAAATATTTACCATTATCAGGTAGATTTAAAGATTATATAGCAACTCCAAAAAATAATGTTTATCAATCATTGCATACAACATTAAGTGATAATAAAGGAATGTTTTTTGAAGTTCAAATCAGAACTCAACAAATGGATGATGTTGCTGAAGCTGGTGCTGCTGCTCACTGAAGATATAAAGAAGGAGAAGTTGTTGATGTTGTTAAACGTCAAAAACAAATTGATGAACAAATTGATATCTTTAGTAGAATTTTGGATTTAACTGATCAAATTAATGAAGAAGAAAATTCATCAGAGGCAGAGTTAGAAAAACAATTACAAAAAGATGTATTTGGATCAATGATATATGTTCTAACACCTAGTCAAAGTGTTATAACATTACCTTATGGTGCAACTGTGCTTGATTTTGCTTATAGAATTCACACTGAAATCGGAGAAAAAACATCAGGTGCTAAAATTGATGGAGTATTTTCTCCAATAAATACAGTTTTAGAATCAGGGCAAGTTGTCGAAATTAAAACATCTTCAAAACAGCAACCAACTCATGAGTGATTGAAAATTGTAACTACTTCAAATGCAAAAAACAGAATTCGTAAGTATTTAGCTAACAAACTAAAAGAAGATAATTCATTTGATGAAGATCGTAAGGAATTAGCTAAAAAAAGTGAAAATATAATTAATTCATATATCAATCAAAAAGAATTAAAATGAAAAAGAAAATCACCAGCAGAAATTCTTGAAGGTGTTAAAAAATCTGGATTTGCAAACTTAGAAGAATTTTTAATAAGTGTTGGTAAAGGTGAAATTTCAATTGTAGAAGCAGCTGATAAGTATTTTATTAATCATAACTTCTCAAAAGATGAAGAAGCATTAAGAAGTATTAAATCAAAAACAATTAATGATTTAAGTTTGAAAAATGATATTGTTGTTGATGGCATTACAAATATAAAGACATCAATTGCAAGTTGTTGTATGCCAATTCCTTATGAAGATGTTATTGGTTATGTAACAAAATCAGGTAATGGAATTAAAGTGCACTTAAAAGAATGTTATAACTTATACACAACAGAAGAAAATAAACGTTTAGTCCAAGTACAATGAAACTCAGCAGTTGCTGAAAATAGTTTGTATACAACAAAACTAAAATATTTTGCAACAGACAGACCAAATTTACTTTATGATGTATCAAGAGCATTGTCTAACTTAAAAGCAACAACTATGAATGTAAAACTAGGTGTAGATGATAAATCATTATTGGTAAATGGAGAATTAACAATCAAAGTTAAATCTTCAGCTCAATTAAATCAAATTATCTTAACAATTAAGTCAAT
This window of the Mesoplasma chauliocola genome carries:
- a CDS encoding RelA/SpoT family protein, whose product is MAGIILPRRTSKRASTNLNIVEIKDYATLENEIKKYIKDRKALNKIKEAYLFAEKMHTDQKRKNGDPYIYHPLSTAYYLAQLQMGPKTIKAGLLHDVVEDTPVKIEEIEEKFGKEIASLVESVTKVSYFAEENREQIKSEYLRKLYISMAKDIRVIIIKIADRLHNMLTIENMSIEKQKIIAKETLTIYAAIAHRIGMKNAKSKLEDMAFKVLNPEEFENIEHLIEKGRESREINIAKTIDDISVFLRKEKHIKIIDIFGREKTIYSTYRKMSNGKHFEELHDLVAIRIIARSTDDCYKILGYLHQKYLPLSGRFKDYIATPKNNVYQSLHTTLSDNKGMFFEVQIRTQQMDDVAEAGAAAHWRYKEGEVVDVVKRQKQIDEQIDIFSRILDLTDQINEEENSSEAELEKQLQKDVFGSMIYVLTPSQSVITLPYGATVLDFAYRIHTEIGEKTSGAKIDGVFSPINTVLESGQVVEIKTSSKQQPTHEWLKIVTTSNAKNRIRKYLANKLKEDNSFDEDRKELAKKSENIINSYINQKELKWKRKSPAEILEGVKKSGFANLEEFLISVGKGEISIVEAADKYFINHNFSKDEEALRSIKSKTINDLSLKNDIVVDGITNIKTSIASCCMPIPYEDVIGYVTKSGNGIKVHLKECYNLYTTEENKRLVQVQWNSAVAENSLYTTKLKYFATDRPNLLYDVSRALSNLKATTMNVKLGVDDKSLLVNGELTIKVKSSAQLNQIILTIKSIPNVIDCERSVKSIK